Below is a genomic region from Vibrio nitrifigilis.
ACGTATACCAAAGCGGAAATTTTGTTGCTGCGCATACTCAGAGATATTTTTTAAATACAAGACAGAATTGGTCATAGATATGATTCATTAAATACGATTAAAAACATGATACCACACCCAAAGATTACGATTAAAAATGCGGTCAGTGATACAGGAAGGAATCTTTAAATTTTAGCATTGATATGAAAAGACAGATACAACATACCGAGTGAGTCTGGATCACAAAGTGCTAGAGGTCAAAACCAACAACCATGAACAATAAAAAACCCGCAGAAGCGGGCTTTGAACAACTAGATAACTTTTACTTTAGCTTTTCGGATACAAAATCCAATATCTCTTGCATAAGCGCGTCGTCGACTTTTTTCAGATTCAACGACAGATTAGCGCCCTTGCGGGTATAGTTAGCACGACCTTTAACCAACTCAATTTTGGGATTCTCTTTACGCTTCGGTGGCGCTAACTCCTGAATCCAATTCTCCAGTGTTTCAGTCACTTCTTTGGTAATACGAGTCACACCTTGCGAATCACAACGCTGCCATACATAGGTGTCATCTTGGTGACATTTTTCAATCAACGATTTTTGTTGTTGAACATCCAACTCATTAAATTGTTTATGTAACTTAACAATCGTTGGGCGCCCCAGTTCAACAACATTCGGATACGCTTTTAGTAAATCAAGCGGTAACGACGCAGCCTTTAATGCCCCACTCACCAATGCTTCGCTACACTGGAAAATACGCGCTAACGCTTTCTGATCTTCCGCTTCACCACTATCTAATTTTGCCTGCATCTCTTTCCCTTTTTCATACAGAGAAAGCGGCTTATGAGCGTTTGCAACATCAGATAAGAATTTAGCGTGGTCGGTATTAATGTTTTCACCGACGTAAATTAAAAATTCCCTATTAGCGAGGATACAAGACATACGACGGCGACTACCATCGAGAACCTCAATTTTGCCGTCCTCAGTACGGCGACCAACAGCTGGGTATTGCTGGCCACGTTCTTTTAATGTCGTTAGCACATCAGACAAAGCATGCTCATTCAAGAAAGCTTGTTCACGTGCGTTTTCAGCAAAAACAACCGTTTCGGTCTGCACTTTATCGGCCGGGATACGAACAAGTTCAAATGTAACTAGCTCTTCTCCGGCGACAGCTAATTCGATAACGTGTGCTTGGGCTTTTACTGCGGATTGAGCTTCTTGCGGGGTCGTCGCTCGACGTTTATCTGCTTTACCAAACAATTTTGCATTTAGCTCAGACGTTTTTAATGCCATTTTTTATTACCCCTGATTTAAAGAAGACCAATTAGAATGCAACACTCGTTCGAGTTCAAGTGAGCTTTTTTGTACTGCATCTTGAGCTGTAGCCAAGGTTTTCTTACCACCTTCGAAATCGCCGGTCGTTAAGTCAAATACAGTACTGTAAGTATCCGCACATGTTTCAAAAGCACGGCTACGAGGAATTGTGGCCATCATTACTTGATCACCTAACAGATAATTCATTTCAGTTAAAACCGATACCTGTTTTTTATTGTCATCTTCAAACATAGTCGGCATAAGGCGAACAAATTCCAATCCTTTCCAATCTTCAGGAAACATCTCATACACGGTAGGTAGATGCTGAAAAAAGTTAACGGTAGATGCCCAATCAAGTCGCTTCGCAGCGCATGGAATTAACAAAGCATTAGATGCAAACATAGCGTTCCAGACGAGCGGATCGACGTGTGGACCGGTATCAATCATGATAACGTCAAAATCATCCGCTATTTTGTCTATTAGCTTTTCTTTCAGCAAACGAACTATATCTAGTGACTGATTTTTTGATAAATACTGCCACGCTTCTGCGTTAAACATCGCATCTTCAGGGAATGCCGATATGGTACGTAAGTTTGGATATTGAGTCGGCAGCAGTACATTCTTTTCTAAAAACTCTTTATCAACATTCACACCTTCAGGCACATTATCGAGCATTACGTCGACCGCTGAATAGATATTGGCGTTTTCGCCTAAACTAATTTGTGGATTTAAGAAAAGACGCAGTGAACCTTGAGGGTCTAAGTCGATCAGACAGATACGGTAGCGTTTATCTAAATTAAGCGCGAGACAAGCAGCCAAATGAACCGCTGTCATCGATTTACCCGTCCCCCCTTTTTGGTTCTGCACGTTAATAATCCAAGGCTTATTATCTGCACTTTTCTTTCTTTCATGAAATTTAGGAATACCAGCAGCGTCCATAAGCATGTGTGCTTCAGCTAACGAGATAGAATAGTGATTCGCATTATTCTTAGTAAATTGATGGCCAGCAGCTTCCATTTTGGCAATGGCATCATCTAATTTACGACGAGTTAATCCAGAGCGGGTTTCCATTAATGCTTTAGACATTGGTGGAAAATGTTCTTCACGACGCTCTTCTAAAACAATCTCTATACGGTCAGCTTGAACTTGTTGAGTCTGTTCTGCTAGCTGGTAGAGATTTTCTATTGTTTGTTCTCTTTTCATTGCCAAATTCCGTTAATAGGTATTTATCTTTGAATTGTACAGCATATTAAACACTTTACAATAAAAAGGTGCACAAACACTTTTAGATATAAATCACATTAAAGAGAAACTAACAAAGCTATTAAATGCAAAAATCAAAAAAAAGCTGTTGTTAGCGTTCTTAATTTCTAAAGATAATTACCCTATTTTATCATTACATTTGAAATGTTACAGCATCACTTATTTACAATGTAAACTGAAATAATAAAAAATACTTGTCACTACAAAAATATATGCGGAACGATTATAAAATCCTGCTATTTTACGGATGCTGTGGTTTCGACTGAGAATTTACCAAATGAAAAGTTTTTTTGTGTAGAAAAAAGGTAAAAAAGTTAATGAATGCGCCAATAAATAGCACTACTGTGATCAGAGTAACTTTCGGAAGGATGATCAAGG
It encodes:
- a CDS encoding AAA family ATPase, producing the protein MKREQTIENLYQLAEQTQQVQADRIEIVLEERREEHFPPMSKALMETRSGLTRRKLDDAIAKMEAAGHQFTKNNANHYSISLAEAHMLMDAAGIPKFHERKKSADNKPWIINVQNQKGGTGKSMTAVHLAACLALNLDKRYRICLIDLDPQGSLRLFLNPQISLGENANIYSAVDVMLDNVPEGVNVDKEFLEKNVLLPTQYPNLRTISAFPEDAMFNAEAWQYLSKNQSLDIVRLLKEKLIDKIADDFDVIMIDTGPHVDPLVWNAMFASNALLIPCAAKRLDWASTVNFFQHLPTVYEMFPEDWKGLEFVRLMPTMFEDDNKKQVSVLTEMNYLLGDQVMMATIPRSRAFETCADTYSTVFDLTTGDFEGGKKTLATAQDAVQKSSLELERVLHSNWSSLNQG
- a CDS encoding ParB/RepB/Spo0J family partition protein, with protein sequence MALKTSELNAKLFGKADKRRATTPQEAQSAVKAQAHVIELAVAGEELVTFELVRIPADKVQTETVVFAENAREQAFLNEHALSDVLTTLKERGQQYPAVGRRTEDGKIEVLDGSRRRMSCILANREFLIYVGENINTDHAKFLSDVANAHKPLSLYEKGKEMQAKLDSGEAEDQKALARIFQCSEALVSGALKAASLPLDLLKAYPNVVELGRPTIVKLHKQFNELDVQQQKSLIEKCHQDDTYVWQRCDSQGVTRITKEVTETLENWIQELAPPKRKENPKIELVKGRANYTRKGANLSLNLKKVDDALMQEILDFVSEKLK